One genomic segment of Mesoterricola silvestris includes these proteins:
- the ahpC gene encoding alkyl hydroperoxide reductase subunit C, whose protein sequence is MTPLINASLPEFTVQAFHDGAFKQVSHKDLAGKWSVLFFYPADFTFVCPTELADMADLYAEFQKLGVEIYSVSTDTHFVHKAWHDASETIRKIRYPMLADPTGSLTRAFGVHIEEEGLAYRGTFLISPEGKVKVAEIHDNGIGRNAGELLRKVQAAQFVASHPGEVCPAKWQPGEATLKPGLDLVGKI, encoded by the coding sequence ATGACCCCCCTGATCAACGCATCCCTGCCCGAGTTCACCGTGCAGGCCTTCCACGACGGCGCCTTCAAGCAGGTCTCCCACAAGGATCTGGCCGGGAAGTGGTCCGTCCTCTTCTTCTACCCCGCCGATTTCACCTTCGTGTGCCCCACGGAGCTGGCGGACATGGCCGACCTGTACGCCGAATTCCAGAAGCTGGGCGTGGAGATCTACTCCGTGTCCACCGATACCCATTTCGTGCACAAGGCCTGGCACGACGCCTCCGAGACGATCCGGAAGATCCGCTACCCCATGCTCGCCGATCCCACCGGCAGCCTCACCCGGGCCTTCGGCGTGCACATCGAGGAGGAGGGCCTGGCCTACCGCGGCACCTTCCTCATCTCCCCCGAAGGCAAGGTGAAGGTGGCCGAGATCCACGACAACGGCATCGGCCGCAACGCGGGCGAACTGCTGCGCAAGGTGCAGGCCGCCCAGTTCGTGGCCAGCCACCCCGGCGAGGTGTGCCCCGCCAAGTGGCAGCCCGGCGAAGCCACCCTCAAGCCCGGCCTCGACCTCGTCGGCAAGATCTGA